Proteins from a single region of Carassius gibelio isolate Cgi1373 ecotype wild population from Czech Republic chromosome A5, carGib1.2-hapl.c, whole genome shotgun sequence:
- the ttf1.6 gene encoding transcription termination factor 1 — translation MLDEMQSDSRNEIMDRVNGEKSKKKKKRKKSETPEQHELTQSPKVQTEEQSEKVHKKKKKKNKELENVNLQTPTEKKKKRKLDEGVEVVTSLHKEKDKTAESPKPQGSKEQKPAKKKKKRADVTQTDCDDMTQGEQPVLMIEQQEVPNDQESGLPDVLIGTRKRKRKRGLEDEPEVDPNLLNELKEFCPKIESRSSHEINKMIMYDLPRFKEFRKQGIMLRHGRYSNAENDRLRQNVRDFLALTGVKDAVKLFHPKRFPAETQELTKLKKVYKFFERIAEGIPRPCHDVFNRGRKVFDGENYKGRFTEEEVKSLLKYHSLHGNNWQKISELTGRSGYSLEKRFTQLNTARKTGPWSAKEVQRLLRAVRDHIVTVLKSESPNKTTPKRVSREILYQKLPWFNISLKVKTRCWSKCREKWMSILAVRMSSGTCRGRKSQEAKIRLIKAMYQMQVEDVTDVNWDDLTAVFGDVPPAHVQAKWHQLKVSYVPNWKTKCFGDIVDFLYEKVLPGMMKDCEDLDDNDLKVDQKQSFLLSDIFKDIEDHCNDSDEESGQKEDDNSS, via the exons ATGTTAGATGAAATGCAGTCAGATTCGCGTAATGAGATAATGGACCGCGTTAATGGAGAAAagtcgaagaagaagaagaagagaaagaagagtgAAACTCCAGAGCAGCATGAGCTCACTCAGAGTCCAAAGGTGCAGACTGAGGAGCAAAGTGAAAAGGtgcataaaaagaagaagaagaaaaacaaagaattGGAGAATGTAAATCTACAGACACctacagagaaaaagaaaaaaagaaaactggatGAAGGTGTGGAGGTGGTCACAAGCCTGcataaagaaaaagacaagacagcAGAGTCACCAAAGCCGCAGGGGTCAAAGGAACAGAAGCCtgctaagaaaaagaaaaagagagcagATGTGACGCAGACAGATTGTGATGACATGACACAAGGAGAACAGCCTGTCCTGATGATAGAACAACAGGAAGTCCCTAACGATCAGGAAAGTGGCTTACCTGATGTACTCATTGGTACTAGAAAACGCAAAAGAAAGCGAGGGCTGGAGGATGAACCAGAAGTTGACCCCAATCTCTTGAATGAACTGAAAGAATTCTGTCCTAAAATAGAGTCCAGAAGCTCACATGAAATCAATAAAATGATCATGTATGATCTGCCAAGGTTCAAGGAATTCAGAAAGCAAG GCATCATGTTGAGGCATGGAAGATACTCTAACGCAGAAAATGACAGGTTAAGACAGAACGTTAGAGATTTTCTTGCTCTCACAGGAGTGAAAGATGCTGTCAAGCTCTTTCATCCAAAGCGATTCCCAGCAGAGACACAGGAGTTGACAAAGCTGAAAAAGGTCTACAAGTTTTTTGAAAGGATCG CTGAAGGAATTCCCAGACCTTGTCATGATGTTTTTAACCGTGGAAGGAAAGTTTTTGATGGTGAAAACTATAAGGGAAG gtttacagaagaagaagtcaAGTCATTGCTTAAGTATCATTCGCTACATGGCAATAACTGGCAAAAGATTTCTGAGCTGACTGGGCGAAGTGGTTACTCTCTTGAGAAACGTTTTACCCAGCTTAATACGG CTAGGAAGACTGGGCCGTGGTCCGCGAAAGAGGTGCAGAGACTTTTGAGGGCTGTGCGAGACCATATTGTAACTGTGCTGAAATCTGAGTCCCCTAATAAAACAACGCCAAAAAGAGTCAGTAGAGAAATACTGTACCAAAAATTGCCCTGGTTCAATATTTCTCTGAAGGTGAAAACTCGATGTTGGAGCAAATGCAGAGAGAAATG GATGTCCATCCTTGCTGTGCGGATGTCTTCAGGGACTTGTAGAGGAAGGAAATCTCAGGAGGCCAAAATCAGACTCATTAAAGC AATGTATCAAATGCAAGTGGAGGATGTTACGGATGTCAACTGGGATGATCTTACGGCTGTTTTCGG GGATGTTCCTCCAGCCCATGTACAAGCAAAGTGGCACCAGCTTAAGGTTTCCTATGTGCCCAATTGGAAGACCAAGTGTTTTGGAG ACATTGTTGACTTCCTCTATGAGAAAGTCTTGCCAGGGATGATGAAAGACTGTGAAGACCTTGATGACAATGATCTGAAGGTTGACCAGAAGCAGAGCTTccttctatctgacatttttaaaGACATTGAGGATCACTGCAATGACAGTGACGAGGAGAGTGGCCAGAAAGAGGATGACAACTCCTCTTGA